A stretch of the Marinobacter sp. JH2 genome encodes the following:
- a CDS encoding AarF/ABC1/UbiB kinase family protein, with protein MAKKPVTSRSGRFLKLAGMTASVASEYAGQKARGLFRTVDDEGAKSESYTRMASQIADTLGEMKGAVMKVGQIASQTQDFLPKEFSDALEKLQKEAPPMPFEVILKQVESELGKPVSELFEYLQEAPYASASIGQVHRARMHDGTDVIVKVQYPGVDESCDSDLKQLRMALKLGGLLKMPKESVDLLFGEIRERLKEELDYENEAQNLKIFGEFHKDQPWVIIPKVIDSHSTRRVLTLELVEGDHISKVTPERYSQDTLNLIGHRIFTIMADQLFRFQCIHGDPHAGNFAYRPDGTIVMYDFGCVKKLKPEIVEAYRNALISALAEDYSGLDQHLIDLGARVGSQPAIDEAYYAMWRDILIVPFVDDEPYDFAEADIHKQVAAKTSTVFKYLDSFKPPVESIFIDRMIAGHYWMLKRLRVQAAFKTELEKYLQS; from the coding sequence ATGGCTAAGAAACCTGTCACTTCACGTTCTGGCCGTTTTTTAAAACTGGCTGGTATGACCGCTTCCGTCGCCAGCGAATACGCCGGCCAGAAAGCCCGCGGCCTGTTTCGTACCGTCGACGACGAAGGTGCCAAAAGCGAAAGCTACACCCGCATGGCGAGCCAGATAGCCGACACACTCGGGGAGATGAAAGGCGCCGTCATGAAAGTCGGCCAGATTGCCTCCCAGACTCAGGATTTCCTGCCCAAAGAGTTTTCCGACGCCTTAGAGAAACTGCAAAAAGAAGCACCTCCTATGCCGTTCGAGGTTATTCTGAAGCAGGTGGAAAGCGAACTGGGCAAACCGGTCAGCGAACTCTTCGAATACCTTCAGGAAGCCCCTTACGCCTCGGCATCCATCGGCCAAGTACACCGCGCTCGCATGCACGATGGCACAGATGTGATCGTGAAAGTGCAGTATCCCGGTGTTGATGAATCCTGCGATTCGGACTTAAAACAACTGCGCATGGCGTTAAAGCTCGGCGGCCTGTTGAAAATGCCGAAAGAAAGCGTCGATCTGCTGTTCGGAGAAATCCGGGAACGCCTGAAAGAAGAACTGGACTACGAGAACGAGGCTCAAAACCTCAAAATCTTCGGTGAATTCCACAAAGACCAGCCATGGGTCATAATCCCGAAGGTCATTGATAGCCACTCGACTCGCCGAGTTCTGACACTGGAGCTGGTCGAAGGCGACCACATCAGCAAGGTCACACCTGAACGCTACTCTCAGGACACCTTGAACCTCATTGGCCACCGCATCTTCACCATCATGGCGGACCAGTTGTTCCGTTTCCAATGCATCCACGGCGATCCACACGCAGGCAATTTCGCTTATCGGCCAGACGGTACCATCGTGATGTACGATTTTGGCTGCGTGAAGAAACTGAAGCCGGAAATTGTAGAGGCTTACCGGAATGCGCTTATCTCGGCACTGGCAGAAGACTACAGCGGTCTGGACCAACACCTGATCGACCTAGGCGCTCGCGTAGGTAGCCAGCCTGCCATTGATGAAGCCTACTACGCCATGTGGCGGGATATTTTGATCGTGCCTTTCGTGGATGACGAGCCGTACGACTTTGCGGAAGCCGATATCCACAAACAGGTAGCAGCCAAAACGAGTACGGTCTTTAAATACCTGGACTCTTTTAAGCCGCCGGTGGAGAGTATTTTCATAGACCGAATGATTGCGGGACACTACTGGATGTTGAAGCGCTTGAGAGTGCAGGCTGCCTTCAAAACTGAACTGGAGAAATACCTCCAAAGCTGA
- a CDS encoding alpha/beta hydrolase, producing MFQPLLEAGLRQIMYRLVRPLLSKGVSLNLQRKLIRQAYRTSVAPRSVRFTRSTLGQVPVLRALANPRSAGTIVYLHGGGYILGSATTHKGIAGHLAKLTGCEVIVPDYRLAPEHPYPAAPDDAEAVYRALIEEGKTEQKIAIAGDSAGGGLALVLAMRLRDHGFQSPSSITCFSPWTDLTSQQLYAPECEPVLHGSWVFKAAKMYAGEDALTNPMISPVFGDLKGLPPTLIQAGSQEILLNDATRLAEAAKAAQVDVTLEIYNSLWHVFQTHSAQLERASDALVVAAKHIRHHLAE from the coding sequence ATGTTCCAACCGCTTCTTGAAGCCGGTCTGCGCCAGATTATGTACCGACTCGTACGCCCTTTGCTCTCGAAAGGCGTGTCCTTAAACCTACAGCGTAAGCTGATTCGACAAGCTTATAGAACGTCAGTGGCTCCTCGGAGCGTCCGGTTTACCCGCAGCACATTGGGGCAGGTACCGGTCTTGCGCGCTCTGGCGAATCCCCGTTCAGCGGGCACCATCGTGTACCTGCACGGCGGCGGTTACATCCTGGGTTCTGCAACCACACACAAAGGTATTGCCGGCCATTTGGCAAAGCTGACGGGCTGCGAAGTCATCGTTCCGGATTACCGGCTGGCCCCTGAACACCCCTACCCCGCAGCACCGGATGATGCCGAAGCCGTATATCGAGCCTTGATTGAAGAGGGGAAGACAGAGCAAAAGATCGCCATCGCCGGCGATTCGGCCGGCGGTGGGCTGGCGCTAGTGTTAGCAATGCGGCTTCGAGATCACGGGTTCCAGTCACCCTCTTCTATTACATGCTTTTCACCTTGGACGGACTTAACAAGCCAGCAGCTTTACGCTCCCGAATGCGAACCGGTTCTTCATGGAAGCTGGGTGTTCAAAGCAGCGAAAATGTATGCGGGCGAAGACGCACTCACAAACCCAATGATTTCTCCCGTTTTTGGCGATTTGAAGGGGCTCCCCCCAACACTGATCCAAGCAGGAAGTCAGGAAATTTTGCTTAATGACGCTACTCGCCTGGCGGAAGCCGCTAAAGCGGCGCAGGTCGATGTAACGCTCGAAATCTACAACAGTCTTTGGCACGTATTTCAGACCCACAGTGCCCAACTAGAGCGCGCCTCCGATGCTCTCGTGGTCGCAGCCAAGCACATCAGACATCATCTGGCAGAGTAA
- a CDS encoding FAD-binding oxidoreductase, with protein MSSEQIIAALEELVTTAENPGKVLTDPSDLDTYGKDWTKIYPPNPLAIVLPKTTEQVQAVVKFANENKIGLVPSGGRTGLSAGAVAANGEIVVAFDNMNQVLDFSASDRTVRCQTGVVTEQLQNFAEENGLYYPVDFASAGSSQLGGNLSTNAGGIKVIRYGMSRDWVAGLKVVTGKGDILDLNKDLAKNNTGYDLRHLFIGAEGTLGFITEATMKLTRKPDNLTVLVLGLNDLVNTMDVLQSFQSKLDLTAYEFFSHQAMQHVLAHGQVQAPFETEAPYYALLEFEAVSDQVMDDAMTLFEECVEKGWVLDGVISQSETQANGLWQLRERISESIAPRIPYKNDISVVVSKVPGFLQEIDSVVTEHYPDFEIIWFGHIGDGNLHLNILKPEDMAKEDFFEKCQQVNKWVFEIVERYQGSVSAEHGVGMTKKPYLQYTRSEAEIAYLKGIKLAFDPNGIMNPGKIFD; from the coding sequence ATGAGTTCCGAACAGATCATTGCCGCCCTTGAAGAACTGGTTACTACCGCTGAAAACCCGGGCAAAGTATTGACTGACCCTTCCGATCTGGACACTTACGGTAAGGACTGGACCAAGATCTATCCGCCCAATCCGCTGGCGATTGTTCTGCCAAAAACGACTGAGCAAGTGCAGGCAGTGGTTAAATTCGCGAACGAAAATAAAATCGGTTTGGTACCGTCAGGCGGGCGTACGGGGTTGAGCGCCGGCGCAGTCGCGGCCAACGGCGAGATCGTGGTTGCTTTCGATAACATGAATCAAGTGCTGGATTTTAGCGCCAGTGACCGTACTGTGCGCTGCCAAACTGGGGTTGTTACCGAGCAACTGCAAAACTTCGCAGAAGAAAACGGCCTGTATTACCCCGTGGACTTCGCTTCCGCCGGTTCCAGCCAGTTGGGCGGAAACCTTTCCACCAACGCCGGTGGCATTAAGGTGATTCGTTACGGCATGAGCCGTGATTGGGTCGCCGGGCTAAAGGTTGTCACCGGTAAGGGTGACATTCTGGATTTGAACAAAGATCTGGCCAAGAACAACACTGGTTACGACTTGCGCCACTTGTTTATCGGCGCAGAAGGTACCTTGGGCTTTATCACCGAAGCCACGATGAAGCTGACCCGCAAGCCGGATAATCTGACCGTGCTGGTGCTGGGTTTGAATGATCTGGTTAACACCATGGATGTGCTGCAGTCGTTCCAGAGCAAGCTGGACCTCACTGCCTACGAATTCTTCTCCCATCAGGCCATGCAGCATGTCCTCGCGCATGGCCAGGTACAGGCGCCGTTTGAAACCGAAGCTCCATACTATGCCCTTCTGGAATTCGAGGCTGTGTCTGATCAGGTTATGGACGACGCCATGACGTTGTTTGAAGAGTGTGTAGAAAAAGGCTGGGTACTGGACGGTGTGATCAGCCAGAGCGAAACCCAAGCCAACGGTTTGTGGCAGCTACGTGAGCGGATTTCCGAGTCCATCGCTCCGCGTATTCCCTACAAGAACGACATCTCTGTTGTGGTTTCCAAAGTACCGGGTTTCCTGCAGGAAATTGACAGCGTGGTGACCGAGCATTACCCGGACTTTGAAATCATCTGGTTTGGCCACATCGGCGACGGCAACCTGCACCTGAACATCCTCAAGCCCGAGGACATGGCGAAGGAAGACTTCTTCGAGAAGTGCCAGCAGGTGAATAAGTGGGTGTTTGAAATTGTTGAGCGCTATCAGGGCAGTGTGTCTGCGGAGCACGGCGTTGGTATGACTAAAAAGCCCTACCTGCAGTACACCCGCAGTGAAGCTGAAATTGCTTACCTCAAAGGCATTAAGCTGGCATTCGATCCAAACGGCATCATGAACCCAGGCAAGATATTCGACTGA
- a CDS encoding NAD-dependent deacylase produces the protein MKEHIVVLTGAGISAESGLSTFRDNDGLWEKHSVYDVATPEAFQRNRDLVLRFYNERRRQLQEVEPNPAHRLLAELESQYRVTVVTQNVDNLHERGGSTNVVHLHGELTKARSTADPDLVYDIGYRDIQPGDTCDRGAPLRPHIVWFGEEVPMLEAAAEMVRTADRLLIVGTSLQVYPAAGLVHEVDFDVPITVIDPGEPASVSRARVIRKGASEGLAEWVRALG, from the coding sequence ATGAAAGAACATATCGTCGTACTCACAGGCGCGGGTATCAGCGCCGAAAGCGGGCTTTCCACCTTTCGGGATAACGATGGATTGTGGGAAAAACACAGTGTGTACGACGTAGCCACGCCGGAAGCCTTCCAACGGAACCGGGACTTGGTGCTCCGGTTTTACAACGAACGGCGCCGGCAGCTTCAGGAAGTTGAGCCCAATCCGGCTCACCGCCTGTTGGCGGAACTGGAAAGCCAATACCGGGTTACGGTGGTTACCCAGAACGTTGATAACCTGCATGAGCGGGGTGGCTCAACCAATGTGGTGCATCTACATGGAGAACTGACCAAAGCGAGAAGTACCGCTGACCCTGATCTGGTCTACGACATTGGCTACCGCGATATCCAGCCTGGTGATACCTGTGACCGTGGCGCTCCGTTGCGCCCGCACATCGTCTGGTTCGGTGAAGAAGTGCCGATGCTGGAAGCCGCCGCTGAAATGGTGCGAACCGCTGACCGTTTGTTGATCGTCGGAACCTCTTTGCAGGTGTATCCGGCTGCCGGCTTGGTTCATGAAGTGGATTTTGATGTGCCGATTACGGTCATTGACCCCGGTGAGCCAGCGTCGGTTTCCCGGGCGCGGGTAATCCGAAAAGGCGCCAGTGAAGGCTTGGCTGAATGGGTTCGGGCTTTGGGCTAA
- a CDS encoding OmpA family protein — MKKTILAFTVATVGLSGCMTYDPYTGEEKTSSATKGSIIGALGGAAIGAATSSKSDRGKGALIGAAGGAAVGGGIGYYMDRQEAKLRQKLEGTGVRVVRNGDQIELVMPGNITFNTDQSSIRSAFTGTLESVALVLKEFDKTIIQIDGHTDSTGRDSYNQLLSERRASSVRDFLMNQGIEPGRTRATGYGERAPVASNESAAGREQNRRVELTLVPMQ, encoded by the coding sequence ATGAAGAAAACAATCCTTGCCTTTACCGTTGCTACGGTGGGCCTGAGTGGCTGTATGACCTACGACCCGTATACCGGGGAAGAGAAAACGTCCAGTGCAACCAAGGGCAGCATCATTGGTGCCTTGGGCGGCGCGGCTATCGGTGCAGCTACCTCTAGCAAAAGCGATCGTGGCAAGGGTGCGTTGATTGGTGCTGCGGGTGGCGCTGCGGTAGGCGGTGGTATTGGCTACTACATGGACCGCCAGGAAGCGAAGTTGCGCCAGAAGCTTGAAGGCACAGGCGTACGAGTTGTTCGTAACGGCGACCAAATCGAATTGGTTATGCCCGGTAATATCACCTTTAATACCGATCAGTCCAGCATTCGTTCTGCCTTTACCGGCACGCTGGAGTCTGTTGCTCTGGTCTTGAAGGAATTCGACAAGACCATCATCCAGATCGATGGCCACACCGACAGCACCGGTCGTGACAGCTACAACCAACTGTTGAGTGAGCGTCGCGCTTCGTCTGTACGTGACTTCCTGATGAATCAGGGTATCGAGCCTGGGCGTACTCGCGCGACCGGTTATGGTGAGCGCGCTCCTGTTGCCTCTAATGAAAGTGCCGCGGGCCGCGAACAGAACCGTCGCGTAGAGCTAACGCTGGTGCCCATGCAATAA
- a CDS encoding fumarylacetoacetate hydrolase family protein, translated as MPIYQHLWKDGTPVHLPLGKIVCIGRNYAAHARELNNPVPSEPLLFIKPSTAATHITRPLELPRDQGQVHFETELAVLIGRPLTNASASEAELAILGYGLALDLTLRDLQTKLKEKGHPWERAKAFNGACPLSPFVPADKLPRGNIHFTLDVDGQRQQTGDTRDMLNTIVPLIAHMSSQFSLLPGDVILTGTPKGVGPLKSGQTLSLELEDVLFVETKVL; from the coding sequence ATGCCCATATATCAACACCTCTGGAAAGACGGCACACCGGTCCATCTACCCCTAGGTAAGATCGTGTGCATTGGTCGCAACTACGCCGCACACGCCCGGGAACTGAACAACCCAGTACCCAGCGAACCGCTGCTGTTCATCAAACCTTCCACAGCAGCGACTCACATCACCCGACCACTCGAACTACCTCGCGATCAAGGCCAGGTACACTTCGAAACCGAGCTAGCGGTTCTCATTGGGCGCCCCCTGACCAACGCCTCTGCCAGCGAAGCCGAACTGGCGATCCTCGGCTACGGCCTGGCACTGGACCTAACCCTTCGCGACCTGCAAACCAAGCTCAAAGAGAAGGGGCATCCATGGGAGCGCGCCAAAGCCTTCAACGGTGCCTGCCCGCTGTCCCCGTTTGTTCCAGCCGACAAATTGCCCAGAGGCAACATTCACTTCACTCTGGATGTCGATGGTCAAAGGCAACAGACTGGTGATACCCGTGATATGCTCAATACGATCGTGCCGCTCATCGCCCACATGAGCAGCCAATTCTCTTTGCTCCCAGGGGATGTCATTCTGACAGGCACCCCCAAAGGCGTTGGCCCTCTGAAATCCGGACAAACCTTGTCATTAGAGCTGGAGGATGTACTGTTTGTGGAAACCAAAGTGCTCTGA
- a CDS encoding S8 family peptidase encodes MKKHALITAAGLSACLLSAAPAQAGLFDALGLTGAKSEANQSVTLQAGDAIPGRYIVTLDPALPDLLGLGDLTAGIQSLLMAVGGGEVVHVYQTALVGAALALTEQQAGLLSSLPGVLNVEQDRVVAANSASQSNATWGLDRIDQTVLPLDEQYRYPASGGAGVNVYVIDTGLRDTHQEFSGRVIEGRNFAVNDAGLLGLGALPLIGPLLNLGGSTDATDTKDCNGHGTHVASTSVGSTYGVAKQASVAAVRVLDCSGAGSNADVIAGVDWVAANHQAPAVANMSLGGGASDALDNAVRGAIDEGVTFVVAAGNDDADACGGSPNRVEPAITVGSTTRDDQRSSFSNHGQCLDIFAPGSDITAAWYEGDTQTNTISGTSMASPHVAGVSALILSEQPSLTPAEVTDAVINLGTGNVLSGIKAGSPNLLLRAPQ; translated from the coding sequence ATGAAAAAACACGCACTGATCACCGCTGCCGGTTTGAGCGCTTGCCTTCTTTCCGCAGCACCCGCTCAGGCTGGTTTATTTGATGCACTTGGTCTGACTGGCGCGAAAAGCGAAGCAAATCAGTCGGTAACCCTTCAGGCGGGGGATGCGATTCCCGGCCGTTATATTGTGACGCTCGATCCGGCTCTCCCGGATTTGTTAGGGCTTGGCGATTTGACCGCTGGTATTCAGTCGCTGCTGATGGCTGTAGGCGGCGGTGAAGTGGTGCATGTATACCAGACTGCGTTGGTGGGGGCTGCTTTGGCGCTCACCGAGCAGCAGGCGGGCCTACTGTCTTCGTTGCCGGGTGTTCTAAACGTTGAACAGGACCGTGTTGTTGCGGCGAATTCCGCAAGTCAGTCAAACGCTACCTGGGGGTTGGATCGAATTGACCAAACGGTATTGCCCTTGGATGAGCAGTATCGCTATCCCGCATCCGGAGGCGCTGGTGTAAATGTTTATGTGATCGATACCGGACTTCGTGATACCCACCAGGAATTTTCGGGACGAGTAATTGAAGGTCGTAACTTTGCGGTTAACGATGCCGGCCTGTTGGGATTGGGAGCGTTGCCGTTGATTGGACCGCTTCTTAATCTGGGTGGTTCAACCGATGCCACCGATACCAAGGACTGTAACGGGCACGGAACCCACGTAGCCAGCACGTCTGTTGGGTCTACCTATGGTGTTGCCAAACAGGCTTCAGTGGCGGCTGTGCGAGTGCTGGATTGCTCGGGTGCTGGAAGCAATGCTGATGTGATTGCGGGTGTAGATTGGGTTGCGGCTAATCATCAGGCCCCTGCGGTAGCGAACATGTCGTTGGGTGGCGGGGCGTCGGACGCGTTGGATAATGCGGTTCGCGGTGCCATTGACGAAGGTGTGACCTTTGTTGTGGCAGCGGGCAATGACGATGCGGATGCCTGTGGCGGTTCACCGAACCGTGTAGAACCTGCGATCACGGTGGGAAGCACCACTCGTGACGACCAGCGTTCATCGTTCTCCAACCATGGCCAGTGTTTGGATATCTTTGCACCGGGATCGGACATCACCGCGGCTTGGTACGAAGGCGATACCCAAACGAATACCATCAGTGGCACTTCAATGGCATCTCCGCACGTGGCGGGTGTTTCGGCTTTGATCTTGTCTGAGCAGCCAAGTTTGACTCCAGCTGAGGTGACGGATGCCGTGATCAACCTGGGTACAGGTAACGTGCTTAGCGGAATCAAGGCGGGATCGCCTAACCTGTTGTTGCGCGCGCCGCAGTAA
- a CDS encoding adenine phosphoribosyltransferase, producing MDYFSQSIKQAIRTVPNWPKEGVSFRDITTVLQDKTAFRKLIDAFVHRYHGQNIDAVAAVDARGFIIGSALAYELNASLVLVRKKGKLPFDTLVEDYELEYGTASVELHKDAFHAGDKVVLVDDLIATGGTMLAASRLIRRIGAEIVEVAAMIDLPDLGGSAKLQEEGLPVYTVCSFEGE from the coding sequence ATGGATTATTTTTCACAGAGCATCAAACAGGCCATCCGCACCGTTCCTAATTGGCCGAAAGAAGGCGTATCGTTCCGTGACATCACCACGGTTCTGCAAGATAAAACCGCCTTCCGCAAACTGATCGATGCTTTCGTGCACCGTTATCACGGGCAGAATATCGATGCCGTCGCTGCGGTAGACGCTCGCGGCTTCATCATCGGCTCTGCTTTGGCTTACGAACTGAACGCGTCGCTCGTGCTGGTGCGCAAGAAAGGCAAGCTGCCGTTCGATACACTGGTCGAAGACTACGAACTAGAATACGGCACGGCTTCCGTAGAACTGCACAAAGATGCCTTCCACGCCGGCGACAAAGTCGTGCTGGTTGACGACCTGATCGCCACCGGCGGCACCATGCTGGCCGCCAGCCGTCTGATCCGCCGCATTGGCGCGGAGATCGTGGAAGTCGCTGCAATGATCGACCTGCCGGATCTAGGCGGTTCCGCTAAGCTGCAGGAAGAAGGCTTGCCGGTTTATACTGTCTGTTCGTTCGAAGGAGAATAA
- a CDS encoding alpha/beta hydrolase translates to MYWKTDTIEIPNWDRRSLLEWLEPFNPPQPRELSSEMEAYCRFYGLDLWVEHPEVTYHQGYIKAHHHEVMVHYFRLPEAVESKGTVFILHGYFDHVGLYTQLIDRCLGAGFDVLAYDQPGHGLSSGTPAAIGSFLEYQAVLSEVMAQVADKIRGPWFAVGQSTGGAILIDYLLSNHHNQETSAFRKVVLLAPLVRPMGWLGAKVLHSAARPFLSRWRRAFGQNSSNTRFLKFLREHDPLQARAVHVDWVSALRQWVPHIESARPVDFPVTVVQGEKDLTVDWQHNLRIIRNKFSSVTERTIPDGRHHLVNEAKDLQATVFNTIIDTFSQ, encoded by the coding sequence GTGTACTGGAAAACAGATACCATAGAAATACCGAACTGGGACAGGCGCTCGTTGCTTGAATGGCTTGAGCCGTTCAATCCTCCGCAGCCCCGGGAACTGAGCTCCGAGATGGAGGCCTATTGTCGGTTTTACGGTTTGGACCTTTGGGTGGAACACCCGGAGGTTACGTATCACCAGGGCTACATCAAGGCTCATCACCATGAAGTCATGGTGCATTATTTCCGGTTGCCGGAGGCCGTTGAGTCCAAAGGAACCGTGTTTATATTGCACGGCTACTTTGACCATGTGGGGCTGTATACTCAGCTTATTGACCGGTGTTTGGGCGCGGGTTTTGACGTGCTTGCTTATGATCAGCCGGGCCATGGATTGTCCAGTGGCACCCCGGCGGCAATCGGCAGTTTTCTGGAATATCAAGCAGTTCTGTCGGAAGTCATGGCGCAGGTGGCGGATAAAATTCGAGGACCGTGGTTTGCGGTTGGACAGAGCACAGGTGGTGCGATTCTTATCGACTATTTGTTGTCTAACCACCATAACCAAGAGACATCGGCATTCCGGAAGGTGGTGTTGTTGGCGCCGTTGGTTCGGCCGATGGGCTGGCTCGGTGCCAAGGTTCTGCACAGTGCGGCTCGCCCTTTCCTGAGCCGTTGGCGCAGAGCGTTTGGACAGAACAGTAGTAACACCCGATTCCTGAAGTTTCTTCGGGAGCATGATCCTTTGCAGGCTCGAGCCGTGCATGTGGATTGGGTATCGGCTTTGAGACAATGGGTGCCGCACATTGAGTCGGCTCGGCCGGTGGACTTCCCGGTAACGGTTGTACAGGGTGAAAAAGACCTGACCGTCGACTGGCAACATAATTTACGAATTATTCGAAACAAGTTTTCGTCAGTGACCGAACGCACCATTCCGGATGGGCGCCATCACTTGGTCAATGAGGCCAAGGATTTGCAGGCGACGGTATTCAATACCATTATTGATACGTTCTCACAATAA
- the serA gene encoding phosphoglycerate dehydrogenase — protein MSNTSLEKSKIRILLLEGVHQSAIDTLNAAGYTNIEYLTHSLAEEELVEKIADAHFVGIRSRTQLTEKVFESAKKLVAVGCFCIGTNQVDLKAATRRGIAVFNAPFSNTRSVAELVLAQAILLLRGVPEKSAKAHRGEWQKSAKDSYEIRGKKLGIIGYGNIGTQFSVLAEGLGMDVYFYDVVSKLPIGNATQVGSLNELLNIADVVSLHVPETPSTKYMFKAEQLAQMKPGSILMNASRGTVVDIDALAETLRSGKLLGAAIDVFPVEPKSNDEEFVSPLREFDNVILTPHVGGSTIEAQENIGREVAEKLAMYSDNGTSVSSVNFPEVALPSHPDQHRLLHIHENVPGVMSEINQVFSANNINICGQYLQTKEDIGYVVVDVDKAYGELALEKLRQVKGTIRTRVLF, from the coding sequence ATGTCAAATACGTCTCTCGAAAAGAGCAAAATCCGGATCCTGCTGCTGGAAGGCGTCCATCAATCTGCCATTGATACCCTGAACGCTGCGGGCTACACCAATATTGAGTACCTGACCCACTCACTCGCTGAAGAAGAGCTGGTTGAAAAAATCGCCGATGCGCATTTTGTTGGCATTCGCTCTCGCACTCAGTTGACTGAGAAAGTATTTGAGTCCGCTAAAAAGCTGGTCGCAGTGGGCTGCTTCTGCATCGGAACCAATCAGGTCGATCTGAAAGCCGCAACTCGTCGTGGTATCGCTGTATTTAACGCCCCCTTCTCCAATACCCGTTCCGTTGCAGAACTGGTTCTGGCGCAGGCTATTCTGCTGTTGCGTGGCGTGCCCGAAAAGAGTGCCAAGGCGCACCGCGGTGAGTGGCAGAAGTCGGCTAAAGACAGCTACGAGATTCGCGGTAAAAAGCTGGGCATCATCGGATACGGCAACATCGGTACTCAGTTCAGTGTTCTGGCCGAAGGTCTGGGCATGGACGTGTACTTCTACGATGTCGTGTCCAAACTGCCGATCGGCAATGCGACCCAGGTTGGCTCGCTGAACGAACTGCTGAACATTGCTGACGTGGTTTCTCTGCACGTTCCCGAAACACCGTCCACCAAGTACATGTTCAAAGCGGAACAGCTGGCACAGATGAAGCCTGGCTCGATCCTGATGAACGCTTCCCGCGGAACCGTGGTGGATATTGACGCACTGGCCGAGACGCTACGTTCCGGCAAACTGCTGGGCGCTGCTATCGACGTGTTCCCGGTTGAGCCAAAGTCCAACGACGAAGAATTTGTTTCTCCGCTGCGGGAATTCGACAACGTGATCCTGACCCCGCACGTGGGTGGCTCTACCATCGAAGCCCAAGAAAACATTGGTCGCGAAGTGGCTGAGAAACTCGCTATGTACAGCGATAACGGCACCTCCGTTTCTTCCGTAAACTTCCCGGAAGTTGCACTGCCTTCGCACCCGGATCAGCACCGTTTACTGCACATTCACGAGAACGTGCCAGGTGTTATGTCCGAGATCAACCAAGTGTTCTCGGCGAACAACATCAACATCTGTGGACAGTACCTGCAAACCAAAGAAGATATTGGTTACGTGGTTGTGGATGTGGACAAAGCATACGGCGAGCTTGCACTTGAAAAGCTGCGTCAGGTTAAGGGCACAATTCGTACCCGCGTACTGTTCTGA